Proteins from one Malaya genurostris strain Urasoe2022 chromosome 2, Malgen_1.1, whole genome shotgun sequence genomic window:
- the LOC131430112 gene encoding glucose-fructose oxidoreductase domain-containing protein 1: protein MLPGIGMFGTGEITKVLVPILRDKGFNIAAIWGRTLKEAEETALELQIPFYTSKMDDVLLRKDVDMVFITCPPYLHPQISVKALGIGKHVVCDKPMSLFQADALKMVRACQYYPSLISIVNHSLRFLPAIGHMKKAIQEGYLGPPDQLSLVDVKIRMSSLFHNKFDWLCDETMGGGVLNLVGSHVIDLVKFLTERKAVKVHGTVRTYVKNMGQINGIRQITAPDFCTFQMELESGTLVTVNINCHISNNAFHQEVAVYGGDGHLTVRGGDLVAHRVTDDTGTIKEEMLYLDVQDLQFSTSETTLPRPYVKGLCKMVGALRDAFHPTKESTGWIKEPVQSAATFEDGLYVQAVLDAIRKSSEDRCWSKVNICSESPTNQKFLSAARMTSATALH from the exons ATGCTACCGGGCATCGGAATGTTCGGAACCGGTGAAATTACCAAAGTTCTGGTCCCGATTCTTCGCGACAAGGGTTTCAATATCGCAGCCATCTGGGGTCGTACATTGAAGGAAGCCGAAGAAACAGCCCTTGAATTACAAATTCCCTTCTATACTAGCAAAATGGATGATGTCCTGCTGCGTAAAGACGTCGACATGGTATTCATCACATGTCCGCCTTACCTACACCCTCAGATCTCGGTTAAAGCACTCGGGATCGGAAAACACGTAGTCTGTGATAAGCCGATGAGTTTGTTTCAAGCGGACGCTTTGAAGATGGTCCGCGCTTGTCAGTATTATCCATCGTTGATTTCGATTGTAAACCACTCGTTACGGTTCTTGCCAGCCATTGGGCACATGAAGAAAGCTATTCAGGAGGGCTATCTAGGTCCTCCAGATCAGTTGTCGTTGGTCGATGTTAAG attagGATGAGTTCTTTGTTTCACAACAAGTTTGATTGGTTGTGTGACGAAACAATGGGTGGAGGCGTTTTAAATCTTGTCGGAAGCCACGTTATCGATTTAGTTAAGTTTCTCACAGAACGCAAAGCTGTGAAGGTGCATGGTACCGTTCGTACTTACGTTAAAAATATGGGTCAGATTAACGGAATCCGGCAGATAACCGCGCCCGACTTCTGCACTTTTCAGATGGAATTGGAAAGTGGTACACTGGTAACTGTCAACATAAATTGCCACATTTCAAATAATGCCTTCCATCAGGAGGTAGCGGTTTACGGTGGTGATGGCCATCTCACTGTCAGAGGAGGTGATCTGGTTGCTCATAGAGTTACTGACGATACCGGAACAATCAAGGAAGAAATGCTATACTTGGATGTGCAGGATTTGCAATTTTCAACGTCGGAAACAACACTGCCAAGACCGTATGTGAAAGGTCTTTGCAAAATGGTTGGTGCTCTAAGAGATGCTTTTCATCCTACGAAAGAATCCACCGGATGGATCAAGGAACCGGTTCAGTCTGCGGCCACCTTCGAAGACGGCCTATACGTTCAAGCGGTACTAGATGCTATTCGGAAGTCTAGCGAGGATCGGTGCTGGTCGAAAGTGAACATTTGTTCGGAATCACCTACCAATCAAAAGTTTCTTTCCGCCGCTCGGATGACGTCCGCCACGGCCCTccattga
- the LOC131430110 gene encoding cilia- and flagella-associated protein 57 — protein sequence MEKEARTKPISIVPKNVFGLRTDILGNVHFTVKQEIIYPVAGVLAIHDYATNKQKFLRFPENYHPERIVISPDRKFVAVSEKSAENKSLVNIYEIATLKKRKTLQLPVDCPNTQIGNICFTFDSRGIAVLSVEPDAFLSIFSFDKNESLIIGRASNSSQRGQANYLSCNPSDATIVAVGGFYMLKIMNKTDKGFGQIGSVKGDNLLVTSIAWLTSDSLAAGTAETELIIVESGELKLKLRADDVEKIDLSADVEGDPTSPLDNATGTKNDNHDVLCLTQFEQGFLYSIHNSVHVFEKSSNYAFMKKSIIRIPITLYDEELYKIMNVAVNAEQDTIVVATKHSQIYIGMLFVPETLDVSELVFRHLGEPLHVSGIVGLSVCSWKPIIMTASNDLTIRLWNYQSMKIELVKKYQIEIGVIALHPSGLFAAVGFIDLLRFMQIQLDDLKVTKTFNFPSCSQLKFSNQGHLLAAAHGKTISLICIFTFDVIQTLKGHNGKILSLSWSMNDAILASGGSDGAIYKWNVATGDRIEEIVQKGIHYRSLALTGDANSVYAITNTGLIREMFKSDIYREFKIPELTPLTDIAMSRSDAIMFVGTEKGHLYYVDSSNGNCNNFRFFNTTITKICITYNDSTLVTAASDGTLIIWTILNIEGKTAAHARELGLCTDILISRQDLVDKNDAITKLEMRIQQQIMEFQYKMQQGDAFHSEQMRDIHRDYCTAIEELKKKNEEMEYAHLEECNLMTASIAQAKEDHQKEMMEFEAQFHEKIIMEYDKLSNLKQHMDQMREDYEVKLRRSAGCLQDTIESLEAEQKKKLNEKQEIVNSLLKELDRKKREFEEYCKQVDVDNDRKKVELQLEYEKKLEEEEESCMKWRGEAGVLKKKFSTLSREAENHRKEIETLQYQHGRFQQAIKQHQKDIEELKREVIDREAVIRDRERKLHELSKKNGELEKYKQVQTHKINELKSQIEPKDREIKDKKEVIGEMEKKLEELQQGNKRLALQLQELRDKYYGADLELRKERHLSRSAKNQFQQVCREIYNVSGLIQKPDELKRGITDMCHRYSDDKELQKSLALDEDVQNEFLRQREHLEKIMKSAKSKCNSKKDTGEGMRLMKENMELLAELNKLRELLNEKQRACTRMEALLGLSSKTVSPREAKLKLEKAVADKDELENHHQEQIAKLQDLIKSLSNENQNLRSEIVTLNKRNNARKTD from the exons caaatcTCTGGTTAACATTTACGAAATTGCTACACTAAAGAAACGCAAAACTCTGCAGCTGCCCGTCGACTGTCCAAACACCCAAATCGGCAACATTTGCTTTACGTTCGACTCGCGTGGAATTGCGGTCCTGTCCGTCGAACCGGACGCATTCCTCTCGATCTTCTCATTCGACAAAAACGAGTCGCTCATCATTGGACGAGCGTCGAACTCCAGTCAGCGAGGACAGGCCAACTATTTATCATGCAATCCAAGCGATGCGACGATCGTCGCCGTCGGTGGATTCTACATGTTGAAGATCATGAACAAAACGGACAAAGGTTTCGGTCAAATAGGCAGTGTCAAGGGGGATAACTTACTGGTCACATCGATTGCTTGGCTAACATCGGATTCGCTGGCCGCAGGAACGGCCGAAACTGAATTAATCATAGTCGAATCAGGAGAACTAAAATTGAAATTAAGAGCAGACGATGTGGAAAAGATCGACTTGTCAGCAGACGTGGAAGGCGATCCGACTTCTCCGCTGGATAATGCGACCGGAACGAAAAACGATAACCACGATGTTTTATGTCTAACGCAGTTCGAACAAGGTTTTCTTTACTCAATACACAACTCGGTTCACGTGTTTGAGAAATCCTCAAACTATGCGTTTATGAAAAAGTCGATCATACGAATACCGATAACACTGTACGACGAAGAATTGTACAAGATCATGAATGTAGCAGTTAACGCTGAACAGGATACAATCGTCGTTGCCACAAAACATTCTCAGATCTACATCGGAATGCTTTTTGTGCCGGAAACACTGGATGTTAGTGAGCTGGTATTTCGTCATTTGGGTGAACCTTTGCATGTTAGCGGAATCGTCGGATTGTCGGTGTGTTCCTGGAAGCCCATCATCATGACAGCAT CAAACGATCTCACTATTCGATTATGGAACTATCAGTCCATGAAAATCGAGTTGgttaaaaaataccaaatagAAATAGGAGTAATTGCGCTTCATCCTTCGGGACTCTTCGCTGCTGTAGGTTTCATCGACCTTCTGCGGTTTATGCAAATCCAACTGGATGATTTGAAGGTCACCAAAACATTTAATTTCCCGAGTTGCAGCCAGTTAAAATTCTCTAACCAAGGTCACTTGTTGGCAGCTGCACACGGAAAGACCATTAGTTTGATCTGCATCTTTACATTCGACGTAATTCAAACGCTCAAAGGTCACAACGGGAAGATACTTAGTTTGTCTTGGTCCATGAACGATGCGATTCTGGCTTCCGGAGGAAGCGACGGAGCCATCTATAAGTGGAACGTGGCTACCGGAGATCGCATTGAAGAAATTGTTCAAAAAGGAATCCATTACAGGTCCCTAGCCTTGACGGGTGACGCAAACTCCGTCTACGCGATTACAAACACCGGTCTAATTCGAGAAATGTTTAAATCTGATATC TATCGCGAGTTCAAAATCCCCGAGCTAACTCCGCTGACGGACATTGCAATGTCGCGATCAGATGCCATCATGTTCGTAGGAACCGAGAAAGGTCATCTATACTACGTGGATAGCAGTAATGGAAACTGTAACAACTTTCGATTTTTCAATACGACGATCACAAAAATCTGCATAACGTACAATGACAGTACATTGGTAACTGccgcttcagatggtaccttaATTATTTGGACAATCCTGAACATCGAGGGCAAAACAGCTGCGCATGCACGTGAATTAGGACTTTGCACAGATATTCTCATTTCTAGACAAGATCTGGTCGATAAGAACGATGCGATAACAAAACTGGAAATGAGAATTCAGCAGCAGATCATGGAGTTCCAGTACAAGATGCAACAAGGAGACGCGTTTCATTCGGAACAGATGCGTGACATACACCGCGACTATTGTACAGCAATTGAGGAGTTGAAG AAAAAGAACGAAGAAATGGAATATGCTCATCTTGAGGAATGTAATCTGATGACCGCTAGTATCGCACAGGCCAAGGAAGATCATCAGAAGGAAATGATGGAATTCGAAGCTCAATTCCACGAAAAGATCATTATGGAATACGACAAATTGTCCAACCTGAAGCAGCATATGGACCAGATGCGAGAAGACTACGAGGTTAAGCTACGTCGATCAGCTGGTTGTTTACAGGACACAATCG aatCTTTGGAAGCGGAGCAGAAAAAGAAACTAAACGAGAAGCAAGAAATAGTGAACAGTCTGCTGAAGGAGTTAGATCGTAAAAAACGGGAATTCGAAGAGTACTGTAAGCAAGTCGATGTTGATAACGATCGTAAAAAAGTTGAGTTACAGTTGGAATACGAGAAAAAATTAGAAGAGGAAGAGGAAAGCTGTATGAAATGGAGAGGCGAAGCTGGAGTACTTAAGAAAAAGTTTTCCACGTTAAGTCGTGAAGCAGAAAACCATCGTAAAGAAATTGAAACGTTACAGTACCAGCATGGACGATTCCAGCAAGCAATTAAACAACACCAAAAGGATATCGAGGAATTAAAACGAGAAGTAATAGATCGAGAAGCAGTGATTAGAGACAGAGAGAGAAAATTGCATGAATTGAGCAAGAAGAACGGTGAACTGGAAAAGTACAAACAAGTTCAAACGCATAAGATTAATGAGCTCAAGAGTCAGATCGAACCCAAAGACAGAGAGATAAAAGATAAGAAAGAAGTTATCGGTGAGATGGAGAAAAAACTAGAGGAACTGCAGCAAGGAAACAAGCGACTTGCCCTGCAACTACAAGAGCTTCGCGATAAGTACTATGGAGCCGATCTAGAGTTGAGAAAAGAAAGACATCTATCCCGCAGTGCAAAGAACCAGTTTCAGCAAGTATGTCGGGAAATCTACAACGTCTCCGGACTGATACAGAAACCAGACGAATTGAAAAGAGGTATTACGGACATGTGCCACCGCTACTCGGATGACAAGGAACTGCAGAAATCACTCGCTCTAGACGAAGATGTCCAAAATGAGTTCCTTCGGCAGAGGGAACATCTGGAGAAGATAATGAAAAGTGCCAAATCGAAGTGCAATAGCAAGAAAGACACTGGCGAAGGTATGAGACTGATGAAGGAAAACATGGAGCTCCTAGCCGAGTTGAACAAATTACGGGAACTGTTGAACGAGAAGCAGCGCGCGTGTACCAGAATGGAGGCTCTTTTGGGACTATCCAGTAAAACAGTTTCCCCAAGAGAAGCAAAACTGAAATTGGAAAAAGCTGTTGCC GATAAAGATGAATTGGAAAATCATCACCAAGAACAGATTGCGAAACTACAGGACCTTATTAAATCATTATCTAATGAGAACCAAAACTTACGATCAGAAATTGTCACATTGAACAAAAGAAATAACGCAAGGAAAACCGATTGA